The following proteins are co-located in the Deltaproteobacteria bacterium genome:
- a CDS encoding PAS domain S-box protein, whose product MPTVTRQPSDHSKIRSREILENAPIGFFEADLEGRILFANPALAKIHGYESVEAMVAAEIFSAVCADPGSWERLVDLLKLQGRVNDFECRHKKMDGTLFWTTVHACLDNYAGKDNAVVQAFCIDATDASGAAAKLEKFRWLVCPERTEKGLIAPSGQCPANPAYKTEFSGTGAIGRCLDPDLLRQMAGECVELLGTSIAVMEKDGTYVLKADISQWCSLLDTASRTNCMAESNAMAMNSGQWLCHECWMKTCTKAMRIREPEESDCPGGIRCYAVPILANDEVIGSIALGLGSPPLDSGSLKTLAWRYRIPDDRLHAAATIYDPRPTFLIESTKNRVLSVARLIGSMVERFRAEDALRQSEDLYRVLVANASQAILVIQNGFITFANAYAEKISGFTAEEISGHPIHRFVHPDDQERVFTNFIRRLSGESLEPYPFRFIARDGSVKWVETTGVVFQLQGKDASLIFLTDITRHKLTEKALAQATGSTTGI is encoded by the coding sequence ATGCCCACGGTCACAAGACAGCCATCGGACCACTCAAAAATTCGCAGCCGCGAGATTCTCGAAAACGCACCTATTGGATTTTTCGAGGCCGACTTGGAAGGACGGATTCTTTTCGCCAATCCCGCTTTGGCCAAAATCCACGGCTACGAATCCGTCGAAGCCATGGTCGCGGCCGAAATTTTTTCTGCAGTCTGTGCCGACCCTGGAAGCTGGGAAAGATTGGTGGATCTTTTGAAACTTCAAGGTCGCGTGAACGATTTCGAATGCCGTCACAAAAAAATGGATGGGACCCTGTTCTGGACAACGGTTCATGCCTGTCTCGACAATTATGCGGGCAAGGATAACGCCGTTGTCCAAGCCTTCTGCATCGACGCCACCGATGCCAGTGGGGCGGCGGCGAAACTGGAAAAATTCCGCTGGCTCGTCTGTCCCGAGCGGACGGAAAAAGGTCTGATCGCCCCTTCCGGACAATGTCCGGCCAACCCGGCCTACAAAACCGAATTTAGCGGCACCGGAGCCATTGGCCGATGTCTGGACCCGGATCTGCTGCGGCAAATGGCCGGAGAGTGCGTTGAACTTCTGGGAACGTCCATCGCCGTCATGGAAAAGGACGGAACCTACGTCCTCAAGGCCGACATCTCCCAATGGTGTTCCCTGCTCGACACGGCCTCCAGGACCAATTGTATGGCCGAAAGCAACGCCATGGCCATGAATTCGGGCCAATGGCTCTGCCATGAATGCTGGATGAAAACCTGCACCAAGGCCATGCGCATCCGTGAACCCGAGGAATCGGATTGCCCCGGAGGCATACGATGTTATGCCGTTCCAATCCTGGCCAACGACGAGGTCATCGGATCCATCGCCCTGGGCCTGGGCTCGCCGCCCCTGGATTCCGGAAGCTTGAAGACCCTGGCCTGGCGCTACCGAATCCCCGACGATCGACTGCATGCCGCGGCCACGATCTACGACCCCCGCCCGACGTTCCTCATCGAATCGACGAAAAACCGGGTTCTGAGCGTGGCCAGGCTCATCGGTTCCATGGTCGAACGCTTCCGGGCCGAGGATGCCCTTCGGCAGAGCGAAGACCTCTACAGGGTCCTGGTTGCCAACGCCTCCCAAGCCATTCTGGTCATTCAGAACGGGTTCATCACCTTCGCCAACGCCTATGCCGAAAAAATTTCCGGGTTCACCGCCGAGGAGATCAGCGGACACCCCATTCATCGATTCGTCCACCCCGATGACCAGGAACGGGTCTTCACGAATTTCATCCGCAGGCTGTCCGGGGAGAGCCTCGAACCCTATCCGTTCCGGTTCATCGCCCGGGACGGAAGCGTCAAATGGGTCGAGACCACCGGAGTAGTCTTTCAATTGCAAGGCAAGGACGCTTCTCTCATCTTTCTGACCGACATCACTCGGCATAAACTGACCGAAAAAGCCTTGGCCCAGGCGACAGGATCGACCACCGGCATCTAA
- a CDS encoding Ni/Fe hydrogenase subunit alpha, whose product MSDLEQTAGTPGPKKINVHHLTRVEGHGNIVAEIGTDGQVEACRWEVPEAPRFFEAMLLGKHFSDVHQITSRICGICSIGHQLASLQATEDAMGIRPSIQTVALRKLALHAENLQSHLLHVAYLVLPDLFGVGSVIPLASTHKNELKTLISLHRMANEFSRVVCGRTTHPQRLVPGGFAKLPTVKDLETLRRDLKDSLSGLQTAVDVLASVAGAIPAFTRPTEYVGLVSPAEYALLHGHISTSLDQTRPAGHYRDVTNEYMVRQSTAKWTKNKMGSLMVGALARFNLNHAYLTPRAKAAAKALGLSAPCHNPYMISVAQLVECVHSVEDSLALVDGLVARGIKAEARMDIRPRAGKGVGTVEVPRGLLIHAYEYDDQGRIVDADCVIPTNQNHGNIQKDMDALIPDLRDLTEAEIELRLSMLVRAYDPCISCSTHFIDIRGGGGRGSMVRFVHPN is encoded by the coding sequence ATGAGCGACCTTGAACAGACCGCCGGGACCCCCGGCCCCAAGAAAATCAACGTCCACCACCTGACTCGGGTCGAAGGCCACGGCAACATCGTGGCCGAGATCGGCACCGACGGCCAGGTCGAGGCCTGCCGATGGGAGGTGCCCGAGGCTCCGCGCTTTTTCGAGGCCATGCTTCTGGGCAAGCATTTTTCAGATGTCCATCAGATCACCTCCCGCATCTGCGGCATCTGCTCCATCGGCCATCAACTGGCCTCTCTCCAGGCCACCGAGGATGCCATGGGGATCCGGCCCTCGATCCAGACCGTGGCACTGCGCAAACTGGCCCTGCACGCCGAAAACCTCCAGAGCCATCTGCTGCACGTGGCCTATCTGGTGTTGCCAGACCTTTTTGGTGTGGGCTCGGTCATTCCTCTGGCTTCCACCCACAAGAATGAACTGAAGACACTCATCTCCCTCCACCGCATGGCCAACGAGTTCAGCCGGGTCGTGTGCGGACGGACGACCCACCCCCAGCGACTCGTGCCCGGCGGGTTCGCCAAGCTGCCCACGGTCAAGGATCTCGAAACTCTGCGCCGGGATCTCAAGGATTCCCTCTCCGGCCTTCAGACCGCCGTTGACGTGCTGGCCTCGGTGGCTGGGGCCATTCCGGCATTCACCCGGCCCACTGAATACGTGGGTCTCGTTTCTCCGGCCGAATACGCCCTGCTTCACGGCCATATCAGCACCAGTCTTGACCAGACCCGACCGGCCGGCCACTACCGGGACGTGACCAACGAATACATGGTCCGCCAGTCCACGGCCAAATGGACCAAGAACAAGATGGGCTCCCTCATGGTCGGGGCCTTGGCCCGCTTCAACCTGAACCACGCCTACCTAACGCCTCGGGCCAAGGCCGCGGCCAAGGCCTTGGGCTTGAGTGCCCCCTGTCACAATCCCTACATGATTTCCGTGGCCCAATTGGTCGAGTGCGTCCACAGCGTGGAAGATTCTCTTGCCCTCGTGGACGGTCTTGTGGCCAGGGGCATCAAGGCCGAGGCCCGCATGGACATCCGGCCCCGGGCCGGCAAGGGCGTGGGCACGGTGGAGGTTCCCCGGGGGCTTCTCATCCACGCCTACGAATACGACGACCAGGGGCGCATCGTGGACGCCGACTGCGTCATCCCCACCAACCAGAACCACGGCAACATCCAGAAGGACATGGACGCCCTCATCCCCGACCTGCGGGATTTGACCGAAGCCGAGATCGAGCTGCGCCTGTCCATGCTTGTGCGGGCCTACGATCCGTGCATCTCCTGTTCGACCCATTTCATCGACATCCGTGGGGGTGGAGGTCGGGGGTCCATGGTTCGTTTTGTTCACCCGAACTGA
- a CDS encoding Ni/Fe hydrogenase subunit beta: MTAYTVYLEQLPGLLDAWSRDYAVHVPVQTEPGFYDFAPWGKEVEIAWDYDVAYNSPKRFLLPSQEDLIAYDARSCTAEPVFEAPKQLLFGVHPYDVRAIAQLDQLLESGAPDQSYRRRREQTLIFALDPIRVAETAFWSTMGAGQADLGFDLYWTKIGPAAFLVVVGSAKGEELLKASGPIPQASVAERDAARRTAEAVRLVADRRGLRFPWQDIPALLEKSWNSRLWRERSEMCLACGSCNVVCPTCYCFDIREEMDLNMKTGRRFRTWDACMLPSFALIAGGHNFRAKALERYRHRYYRKGKYIYDLVGELGCVGCGRCVRACTAGIANPMEVYNALWEEFK; encoded by the coding sequence ATGACAGCCTACACGGTGTATCTGGAACAGCTTCCCGGTCTGCTCGACGCATGGTCAAGAGACTATGCCGTACACGTGCCCGTTCAGACCGAACCGGGCTTCTACGATTTCGCCCCCTGGGGGAAAGAGGTTGAAATCGCCTGGGACTACGATGTGGCATACAACTCCCCCAAACGTTTTCTTCTCCCTTCCCAGGAAGACCTTATCGCCTACGACGCCCGGTCCTGCACGGCTGAACCTGTGTTTGAGGCCCCCAAGCAGCTCCTCTTTGGAGTCCATCCCTACGACGTCAGGGCCATCGCTCAGCTTGACCAGCTCCTGGAATCCGGGGCTCCCGACCAGTCCTACCGCCGACGACGGGAACAGACCCTGATCTTCGCCCTGGACCCCATCCGGGTGGCCGAAACTGCCTTCTGGTCGACCATGGGGGCCGGACAGGCCGACTTGGGCTTCGATCTCTACTGGACCAAGATCGGACCGGCTGCCTTCCTGGTCGTGGTCGGCTCGGCCAAGGGCGAGGAACTCCTCAAGGCCTCCGGACCAATACCCCAGGCCAGCGTGGCCGAACGCGACGCGGCCAGACGAACCGCCGAAGCCGTGCGCCTGGTGGCCGATCGCCGAGGGCTGCGTTTCCCCTGGCAGGATATCCCGGCCCTGCTCGAAAAATCATGGAACTCCCGGCTCTGGCGGGAACGCTCGGAAATGTGTCTGGCCTGCGGGTCCTGCAACGTGGTTTGTCCGACCTGCTACTGCTTCGATATCCGGGAGGAGATGGATCTGAACATGAAAACCGGACGCCGATTCCGGACCTGGGACGCGTGCATGCTCCCCTCCTTCGCCCTCATTGCCGGCGGCCATAACTTCCGGGCCAAGGCTTTGGAGCGCTACCGGCACCGATACTATCGAAAGGGCAAGTACATTTACGACCTTGTGGGCGAGCTCGGCTGCGTGGGCTGCGGCCGCTGCGTGAGAGCCTGCACTGCGGGCATCGCCAATCCCATGGAGGTCTACAACGCCCTGTGGGAGGAATTCAAATGA
- a CDS encoding tryptophan/tyrosine permease → MSVRPSLSIMVTVSFLVVGNLIGVGILALPINTGLAGFIPALAGMVLLGGAMFFSAMVLAREAVQARKETFNLPSLYGAYLGRTGKWVAILANMLILYGLLVAYLTGGTTIIGNIFGLPEQFNWLVTLIFFAVLTGTALMKVDMILKYNSLIMICLFIFFGLMVGIGETNVESGALGYMDWRFLPYTAPIIVTAFHFHNIIPDVCTSLKWDLSAVWKTMLGGMLIGFVMNAVWIQVGIGVLPLEGTENSLLAAFEQNLPATVPMSAVIHSKLFLVASLVFSLLAIMTSYLANGMGLLSFIRDMTENQFHFQNRSLAAALTFGPPLAIALLWPDVFLTAINVVGGVGIVVLFGILPSLIFLRKNPGPGTRVLGLIMLVLFLVCLGLEIGQEAGLLHIHPEVEHWHPQLDSIPAP, encoded by the coding sequence ATGTCCGTCCGCCCATCCCTGTCCATCATGGTCACGGTCAGTTTTCTCGTCGTCGGCAACCTCATTGGAGTAGGCATTCTGGCCCTGCCCATCAACACCGGCCTGGCCGGATTCATCCCCGCCCTTGCGGGCATGGTCCTCCTTGGCGGAGCCATGTTCTTCTCTGCCATGGTCCTGGCACGGGAGGCCGTCCAGGCCCGGAAGGAGACCTTCAACCTGCCAAGCCTCTACGGGGCCTACCTGGGTCGGACCGGAAAATGGGTGGCCATTCTGGCCAACATGCTGATCCTCTACGGACTGCTCGTAGCCTACCTGACCGGAGGAACGACCATCATCGGAAACATCTTCGGCCTGCCCGAACAATTCAATTGGCTGGTAACCTTAATTTTCTTTGCCGTACTGACCGGCACGGCCCTGATGAAGGTGGACATGATCCTCAAGTACAACAGTCTGATCATGATCTGTCTGTTCATCTTTTTTGGGCTCATGGTCGGAATCGGGGAAACCAATGTGGAAAGTGGCGCTCTCGGCTACATGGACTGGAGGTTCTTGCCCTACACCGCACCCATCATCGTCACCGCCTTCCACTTTCACAATATCATCCCGGACGTCTGTACCAGTCTGAAATGGGATCTTTCCGCCGTCTGGAAAACCATGCTTGGCGGCATGCTCATCGGCTTTGTCATGAACGCCGTGTGGATCCAGGTCGGCATCGGCGTCCTACCCCTGGAGGGAACCGAAAACAGCCTCCTGGCCGCCTTCGAACAGAACCTTCCGGCCACGGTACCCATGTCTGCCGTCATCCATTCCAAGCTGTTCCTCGTGGCCTCCCTGGTCTTCTCCCTTCTGGCCATCATGACCTCCTATCTCGCCAACGGCATGGGACTTCTGAGCTTCATCCGGGACATGACCGAAAACCAGTTCCATTTTCAGAACCGCAGCCTGGCCGCAGCCTTGACATTTGGTCCGCCCCTGGCCATCGCCCTGCTCTGGCCCGACGTCTTTCTGACGGCCATAAACGTCGTTGGCGGGGTGGGCATCGTCGTCCTCTTCGGCATCCTGCCGAGCCTCATCTTTCTGCGCAAGAATCCCGGACCGGGAACAAGGGTTCTTGGCCTGATCATGCTCGTTCTCTTTCTCGTCTGCCTGGGACTTGAAATCGGCCAGGAGGCAGGTCTTCTGCACATTCATCCCGAGGTGGAACACTGGCACCCGCAATTGGACTCGATTCCCGCCCCATGA
- a CDS encoding alpha/beta hydrolase: MTESPGVFDEFSNNSEIPMSNRHPPQGFNFGSGLFKGLFSWAGLVYPRIRSVTNSFGTNPACILGPFFCPDSMEDFMPIPNIVLVHGGGSHGAVWNPVTMRLEALGRKVFHPDLSLPESSTLQDHGEQIVQVLSVAAADQPVVLTGHSYGGLVVAEAARQRPGLVKAMVFLDAAVPQLGKSLFDLLGLSGLDPRKDFGLEALHPYTAPSMVDMAALNDIPKLYVWCVKSDFAAVTRQAFEAARNAVPAARWRVMTLDSGHFAMTERPDEVAALLLEM; this comes from the coding sequence ATGACGGAATCTCCTGGCGTTTTCGATGAATTCTCGAATAATTCAGAAATCCCTATGTCAAACCGTCACCCACCGCAAGGTTTTAACTTTGGATCTGGGCTGTTTAAAGGCCTTTTCTCATGGGCGGGATTGGTCTATCCACGTATACGTTCCGTGACGAATTCATTTGGGACGAATCCGGCTTGCATTTTGGGACCGTTTTTTTGCCCTGACTCCATGGAGGATTTCATGCCGATTCCAAACATCGTTCTCGTTCATGGCGGAGGTTCCCATGGGGCCGTCTGGAACCCGGTGACCATGAGGCTCGAGGCCCTTGGTCGGAAGGTCTTCCACCCGGATCTGTCTTTGCCGGAGTCAAGCACTTTGCAGGATCACGGAGAACAGATCGTTCAGGTGTTATCCGTGGCCGCAGCCGACCAACCCGTAGTCCTGACCGGACACAGCTACGGGGGCCTGGTCGTCGCCGAAGCGGCCAGACAGCGGCCCGGTCTGGTCAAGGCCATGGTATTCCTCGACGCCGCGGTTCCCCAACTCGGCAAGTCCCTGTTCGATCTTTTGGGCCTTTCTGGACTCGATCCTCGGAAAGATTTCGGTCTGGAGGCCCTTCATCCGTACACGGCCCCGTCGATGGTGGACATGGCCGCGTTGAACGATATCCCCAAACTTTACGTCTGGTGTGTCAAAAGTGATTTTGCCGCCGTGACGCGCCAGGCCTTTGAGGCGGCTCGAAATGCAGTCCCTGCTGCTCGATGGCGGGTCATGACCCTGGATTCCGGACATTTCGCCATGACCGAACGGCCGGATGAAGTCGCCGCCCTCCTGCTGGAGATGTAA
- a CDS encoding oxidoreductase, which yields MNRRNFSPYVPRPATLIRKERLSALVTLFEFAPDNGRPLAHKPGQFIQVSVFGVGEAPFSISSFPNPDTHHFEIAVRKIGSVTNALHVLNEGDKVAIRGPYGSFFPIQEFVGKDTIFVAGGLGYIPLRSLLRYQLKHRNEFGRIILLVGTRNPSERIFVDRLAELSARPDVDVYETVDVPDEHWTGHVGLVTTLLPKLTFDPDNTYVAMVGPPVMYKFVIAGCKDLGIHPSRIYVSLERKMKCGLGKCGHCQINGLNACISGPVFRYTDIESLQEAL from the coding sequence ATGAACCGTCGGAACTTTTCTCCCTACGTCCCGCGCCCGGCCACCCTCATCCGCAAGGAACGACTGTCCGCGCTGGTAACCCTGTTCGAGTTCGCCCCGGACAACGGACGCCCCTTGGCCCACAAGCCCGGGCAATTCATCCAGGTCTCGGTCTTCGGTGTGGGCGAAGCTCCCTTTTCCATCAGTTCCTTTCCCAACCCGGACACCCACCACTTCGAGATTGCCGTCCGCAAAATCGGGTCTGTGACCAACGCCCTGCACGTGCTAAACGAAGGCGACAAGGTCGCCATCCGCGGTCCCTACGGCTCCTTCTTTCCCATTCAGGAATTTGTGGGCAAGGACACCATTTTCGTGGCCGGAGGACTCGGATACATCCCCCTGCGCAGCCTGCTCCGCTACCAGCTCAAGCACCGCAACGAGTTCGGCCGGATCATACTCCTGGTCGGCACCCGCAATCCGTCTGAGCGCATCTTCGTCGACAGACTGGCCGAACTTTCGGCCCGGCCCGACGTGGACGTCTATGAGACCGTTGACGTTCCCGATGAACACTGGACCGGTCACGTGGGGCTCGTCACCACCCTGCTGCCCAAGCTGACTTTCGATCCCGACAACACCTACGTGGCCATGGTCGGACCGCCGGTCATGTACAAATTCGTCATCGCCGGCTGCAAGGATTTGGGCATCCACCCCTCCCGAATCTACGTCTCCCTGGAACGAAAGATGAAATGCGGCCTGGGCAAATGCGGCCATTGTCAGATCAACGGCCTGAACGCCTGCATTTCCGGACCGGTATTCCGCTACACCGACATCGAGTCCCTGCAGGAGGCCCTGTAG
- a CDS encoding NADH:ubiquinone oxidoreductase: protein MASKPRIAFFDFAGCEGDQLQVANLEERLLDLLEHVEVVNFREVMTERSDDYDIAFVEGSITTPADIDRIKGIRKRAKILVALGACATIGGVNCMKNFMDESVYRTHVYGPMARAYETIPARPVSAVVPVDAEIHGCPIDKEEFLRVTKELLLGRTPWLPDYPVCMECKAAGNICRYELGRPCLGIITRAGCGAVCVTEGAHCWGCRGLAPHANLDAAKYVMIDRGGFSRRQVQDLLRFYNGYTSAPL, encoded by the coding sequence ATGGCCAGCAAACCCAGAATCGCCTTCTTCGACTTCGCCGGTTGCGAGGGCGACCAGCTTCAGGTGGCCAACCTGGAGGAACGGCTTCTCGACCTCCTTGAACATGTCGAGGTGGTCAATTTCCGGGAGGTCATGACCGAAAGGAGCGACGACTACGACATCGCCTTTGTCGAGGGCTCCATCACCACCCCGGCCGACATAGACCGAATCAAGGGTATCCGGAAACGGGCCAAGATTCTGGTTGCCTTGGGGGCCTGCGCCACCATCGGTGGGGTGAACTGCATGAAGAATTTCATGGACGAGTCCGTGTACCGGACCCATGTCTACGGCCCCATGGCCCGGGCCTACGAAACCATCCCGGCCCGGCCCGTCTCGGCCGTCGTCCCTGTGGACGCCGAGATTCACGGCTGCCCCATCGACAAGGAGGAATTCCTGCGGGTCACCAAGGAACTTCTCCTGGGCCGGACCCCCTGGCTCCCGGACTACCCGGTGTGCATGGAGTGCAAGGCCGCCGGCAACATCTGCCGCTACGAATTGGGCAGACCCTGCCTCGGTATCATCACCCGGGCCGGCTGCGGCGCGGTCTGCGTCACCGAGGGGGCCCATTGCTGGGGCTGCCGCGGACTGGCCCCCCACGCCAACCTCGACGCCGCCAAGTACGTCATGATCGATCGGGGCGGGTTCTCCCGTCGCCAGGTTCAGGATCTTTTGCGATTCTACAACGGCTACACCAGCGCGCCCCTTTAG